CTCGAACAGATCATCGAGAAGATCGTGGCGTTTGTCGACGATCCCGGCTTCCATGGCCACTTTTCGAACCACGCCCGCCGATTGGCCGCAACGACGCACGATATTCGCCACAATACCGATGCCCTGGAGCGGGAATTTGCCGCGCTCGTGGCCCGGCGCAAGGGCGGTGCCTGATAAATCCCTGGACGGAAAATACGGACACCTCTAGTTAGGGTTGCTAACAAAATAGGGGAAAGGGGTGCCCGGCGATGGGTAGCATGGTGGAGCCGATCGAAGCCGATGCGATCGAGGATGGCGCGCGCGCGGCGCCGGCGCTGATCCGCTATCTGGCGGAAGGCGACTATGTGACGCGCCGCTATGTGAGCCAGGGCGCCGAGATCAACACCGGCGACTATGTCGACCATGCGACGGTGGTGCGTGACGGGATGCCGATCCGCGATCACTTCACGCTCGATCGTCACGGCTTCATGATCGGCCGGCATCGCTCCGCCATCGCCGATTTTCAAAGCAAGGCGGCGGTGGACGCGGGCTATCTGCGCGAAGTGGAGGAACTGGTCGCGCGGATGTGCGGGGCGGACCGCGTGGCGGCGCAAGGATGGATGATCCGCACATCGGCCGATCTCAGCGCGCGGGCAAAAGAGAAGGTGGAGAACTATCGGCACGCCGGCGGCATCCAGCCCCCGGCGGGCGAGGCGCATGTCGACTACAACGAGATCACCGGCCGCCGGGCGGCAGCGCGCATCCACGCGCAGGCCTTTCCCGACGCGCCCGACTACGCCCGCTACATCTGCTTCTCGCTGTGGCGCACGTTCTCGCCGGGGCCGCAGGACTGGCCGCTGGCGGTATGCGACGGGCGCACGGTGCGCGACGAGGAAACCGCCTCTAACACGCTGTTCGTGGTCGATGAATTCCC
The Novosphingobium sp. EMRT-2 genome window above contains:
- a CDS encoding CmcJ/NvfI family oxidoreductase, with the translated sequence MGSMVEPIEADAIEDGARAAPALIRYLAEGDYVTRRYVSQGAEINTGDYVDHATVVRDGMPIRDHFTLDRHGFMIGRHRSAIADFQSKAAVDAGYLREVEELVARMCGADRVAAQGWMIRTSADLSARAKEKVENYRHAGGIQPPAGEAHVDYNEITGRRAAARIHAQAFPDAPDYARYICFSLWRTFSPGPQDWPLAVCDGRTVRDEETASNTLFVVDEFPIGDALTAPVEGEEDMIAATIFRYRPRHRWWYFSNMAADDVLLFKFQDSDHSVTWRCPHTAFHDTSLPDAKTRSSIEVRCVAYFDRA